The Atribacterota bacterium DNA window AAGAAATCCTGCCAACATAAAGTAGAACAACATCCTCTTTGGCTATTTTCAACTGTTCTCTAATTCTATTACATTCCTCTTCATCTTTTTCCTGAAATACTTTTAAATCAATAGCATTAGGAATAACTACAATCTCTTTCCTTATATTATAATTATTAATAATTGTTTTCATTGATTCTGATGGTGTTGTTATAATATCTACCTTGGAGGCAAAGCTGGAAACAATCATCCTGATTGCTTCATTTGTTATAACCTGGGGTACAGGTGAAACATAGTAGGCATAGCGTTCATATTGAGTATGAATTGTTAATATTTTGGGTATTTTTAATCTTGCTGCATACATTATGGCAGGCATACTGAGTACAAAAGGATGATGAATATGTACAATATCCGGATTAAAATTCTTTATAACTTTGCTTGCCCGAAATGACAATGGTATAGCAATAGGGTATTTTACCTTGTTAGTCAAGTTAACGGAATGATATCTAAATATATTATCTTCCCGATCAACGAACCCGTTGACCTTTGGTGCAAAAACAAAGGTACTGTGACCTTTTTTTTCATAGGCATTCTTGAGTGACACAATACTGCTGACTACACCATTGATTAAAGGCTTATAGCAATTGGTAAAAAAAGCTATCCTCATTTATTAACCTTTTATTTTATATATTCAGATAATCTAATTACACAACCTTATTTTGCTTTCATTATTTTTTCCCAGCTATCCCGTAATGTAACAATACGGTTAAATACTAAATTTTCTCGATTTGAATCAGGGTCAACACAAAAATATCCCTTACGCATAAACTGAAATTTATCACCCTTTGCTGAATTACTTAAACCGGGTTCCACCAGACAGTCAGTCTTAATTTCCAATGAATTGGGATTGATTCGATTTATAAAATTTTCTTTCTCTTCCTCAGATTCTGTTTTATCTTTTTCCAGCAGAAGATAATCATATAAACGAATTTCTGCTTTTAACGCATGCTTTGCAGAAACCCAATGCAAGGTTCCTTTAACCTTTCGTTTTGCACCAGGACGACCACTTTTCGTATCCGGGTCATAAGTGCAGTGTATTTCGATAATTTTACCGGATTCTTCGTCCCTTACAAATCCCTGACATTTAATAATATAGGCATTCTTCAATCTTACTTCCCGACCGGGAGCCAATCTAAAATATTTTCTGGGAGGATCTTCATGAAAATCATCATTTTCGATATACAGGACTTTAGAAAAAGGAATTTTACGATATCCTGCAGAAGGATCTTCAGGGTTATTCTCGCTTTCCAATTCTTCTGTGATATCTTCAGGATAATTATCAATTATCAATTTTAGAGGATTTAATACAGCCATAACTCTTTGTGATTTCTTGTTTAAATCTTCCCTTATGCAGTGTTCTAAAAAACGAATATCTACAACGCTGTTTGTTTTTGCAACTCCAATCCTCTCACAAAAATTCCTGATAGACTCAGGTGTATAGCCTCTGCGTCTTAGACCTGAAATAGTGGGCAAACGGGGATCATCCCAATCATTAACATAACCTTCTTCCACAAGTGTGCGCAATTTTCGCTTGCTCATTACAGTATTAGTCAAATCAAGCCTGGCAAACTCAATCTGTCGGGGTAATTCAGTATAATACAGACTGGATAACAACCAATCATAAAAAGGGCGATGATCTTCAAATTCCAGGGTGCAGATAGAATGTGTAATACCTTCATAATAATCTTCCAATGGATGAGCATAATCATACATTGGATAAATACACCAATTATCACCTGTACGGTGATGCTTTTGTTTTACAATCCTGTATAATATCGGATCACGCATATTTAAATTAGGGGAATTCATGTCTATTTTTGCTCTTAAAACCCGGGTTCCATCCTCAAAAAGACCATCTCGCATCTGTCTAAACAGGATTAAATTTCTTTCAACAGCGCGATTTCTATAGGGGCTTTCTTCCCCCGGTTCAGTAAAAGTACCCCTATATTTTCTAATCTCCTCAGGGCTCAGGTCACATACATAGGCTTTCCCTTTTTTAATTAAAGCAATAGCATCTTCATACATTCTTTCAAAATAATCAGAAGCATAATAAAGCCGGTCTTCCCAATCAAAACCCAGCCAGCTGACATCTCTTATTATTGAATCAATATACTCAACATCTTCTTTAGACGGGTTTGTATCGTCAAACCGGAGGTTACACAACCCATTATTTTTCTCAGCTAAACCAAAATTCAGACAAATGGATTTGGCATGTCCAATATGCAAATAACCATTTGGTTCCGGTGGAAAACGAA harbors:
- a CDS encoding glycosyltransferase, whose translation is MRIAFFTNCYKPLINGVVSSIVSLKNAYEKKGHSTFVFAPKVNGFVDREDNIFRYHSVNLTNKVKYPIAIPLSFRASKVIKNFNPDIVHIHHPFVLSMPAIMYAARLKIPKILTIHTQYERYAYYVSPVPQVITNEAIRMIVSSFASKVDIITTPSESMKTIINNYNIRKEIVVIPNAIDLKVFQEKDEEECNRIREQLKIAKEDVVLLYVGRISFEKNIEKIIKSLSLVNEKNINKAKLVLVGEGNALNKLKSMVKSLGLQEDVKFVGAVESEIVKSYYQISNIFTFTSTSETFGMVIIEAMASGLPVLAVKAPGVVDIINDGFDGVLVEDDISEFAICLELLIKNEDVRKRLSKGAFYTAQRYSIDSISDQMLILYQKLIQRNMDKY
- a CDS encoding glutamine--tRNA ligase/YqeY domain fusion protein; translated protein: MCAQENRKSNNNHKESVNFIQAIVDHDKATGKYGGRVHLRFPPEPNGYLHIGHAKSICLNFGLAEKNNGLCNLRFDDTNPSKEDVEYIDSIIRDVSWLGFDWEDRLYYASDYFERMYEDAIALIKKGKAYVCDLSPEEIRKYRGTFTEPGEESPYRNRAVERNLILFRQMRDGLFEDGTRVLRAKIDMNSPNLNMRDPILYRIVKQKHHRTGDNWCIYPMYDYAHPLEDYYEGITHSICTLEFEDHRPFYDWLLSSLYYTELPRQIEFARLDLTNTVMSKRKLRTLVEEGYVNDWDDPRLPTISGLRRRGYTPESIRNFCERIGVAKTNSVVDIRFLEHCIREDLNKKSQRVMAVLNPLKLIIDNYPEDITEELESENNPEDPSAGYRKIPFSKVLYIENDDFHEDPPRKYFRLAPGREVRLKNAYIIKCQGFVRDEESGKIIEIHCTYDPDTKSGRPGAKRKVKGTLHWVSAKHALKAEIRLYDYLLLEKDKTESEEEKENFINRINPNSLEIKTDCLVEPGLSNSAKGDKFQFMRKGYFCVDPDSNRENLVFNRIVTLRDSWEKIMKAK